The sequence below is a genomic window from Streptomyces sp. B21-105.
TCCTGCCGCCGCACCGCACCCCCGTGCTGCGCGTCCGCCCGCGTCCGGCCGTGGACACCGCACCACCCACGCCGCCGCCCCGCGCCAGCACGCCCGCCCGCCACCGCTAAGCACCGAGAAAGCACCCGTTGTCCCTGACCGCATCCCCGGCCCCGGCCCCGCGCATCTCCTACGGCGCGGTGCTGGGCAGCCCGTACGTCGCCCGCCTTCTCGGCGGCAGCCTCACCGGCCGACTTCCCAACGGCATGGCGCCCGTCGCCATCCTTCTGTTGGCCACCGCGAGTGGCAGCAGCATCGCCTTCGGCGGGCTGCTCAGCGCCCTGTACGGGCTGTCCTCCGCGCTGTCCCAGCCGGTCAAGGGACGCCTCATGGACCGCCACGGCCAGAGCGCGGTGCACCTTCCGGCAGCCCTGCTCAACTCGGCCCTCCTGGTGGCTCTGCCCCTGGCCGGACCGTACGGCGGACCGGGCCTCGCCACGGCCATCGTCGTCGTCGGCGGCCTGACCACGCCTCCCCTGGAGGCCGGACTCCGGGCGCTGTGGCCGAGCGTGCTGCCAGACCCCCGGCTGCGGCACGCCGCGCTCGCGCTCGACACCGGAACGCAGGGCCTGCTGTACATCGTCGGCCCCTGCTCTCCGCCGCGCTCGCCTCCGCGTACAACCCCGCCGTCGCGCTCGCCGTCACCGCAGCCCTCGGCCTGGCCGGCACCGCTGCGGTCGCCCTCGCTCCGCCGTCGCGACGCTGGCGACCCGAACCGTTCGTGGGGCAGGACGCGGCCCCCGCTCGGCAGTTGGCCACCCCTGCCGTGTTGCTGCTGTTCGTTTCCCTCACCGGCATCGGGTTCGCGATCGGAGCCATGAACGTGTGGTCCATCTCCATGGCCGAGCACCACCACCAGGACATGCTCTCGGGCATCATCCCCGCCGCGTTCTCCACCGGCGCCTTCCTCGGCGGCCTCATCTACGGAAGCCGCACCTGGACCGGCACCACCACCAGACGACTGATCATCGCCACAGCCGCGTTCCTGGCCGGGTGGCTCCCGATCCTTGCTCTTCCGGCCCCGTATGCGGCCACCGCCGCGGTCACCGTGCCCGGTGCGTTCCTGACCATCGTGGTCGCCTGCGCCTACGTCACCACCGACGCCTTCACCCCGGCAGGCCGCACCAGCGAGGCGTACGCGTGGCTGATCCTCGCGATCGGCGCCGGGCAGTCCGCCGGCACCGCCCTCGCCGGACGCCTCGCCGAGCAGCCTCTCGCCGGCGCTGCGCTCCCCGCCGCCGGCGCGGCCTTCGCTCTCAGCGTCCTTCTCGCCGCTCGCCGACGTCTCGGCCCCACCGGCCACATGCAGAGCGGCCGGCACCGCCGCCCGCTCCGAGGCCAGCACAAGACGCCCTTCTCCGGGCGCAACACCCCCACTTTCCAACCCTTTTGAGGAGATCCATTTATGGCCGTCCGTACCCATTGGACAGTGGAGCACGCGTGCTCCCACCAGGTGGTTCATGACCTGTCCGGCCGTCCTGCCGACAAGCGGGCAGGGTTCGCCCGCTGGCTCTCAGCCAAGGACTGCGCCGACTGCTGGAAGGCAACGCGCGACGCCGACACCGAGTCCAAGGAGTGGCTCGCGGCCAAGCGCGCCGCTGAGCAGGAGGCTGCCGTCGCGTGGGCGAAGCAGTTCGACATGCCGCAGTTGGAAGGCCCGGCCAAGGCCCTGGACTGGGGCGAGCGCTCCCGCCACCAGCTGATGACGGCCGCGCACACCGCGCTTGTCATGGAGGGGAGTTGGGACGAGGCTGACTGGGCGGAGCTGGAGGAGAAGGCCCGCGCCATCACCGCCGCCGGATGGTGGATCGACCAGCGCGACGCCGAGGGCACTGACCTGCTCGAACTTCTCGACGCTGCAGGCGAGAACGACCGCGGTACGGAGAACCCGTTCCACTGACGGCGGGGGAACATAGCCGGGAAACGCCGGTTAGCCAAACCGGCGTTCCTCCGGACCATTGTTCCTCCCACCCCGCCACCGATTGCGTGGAAGGAACCCATGTCCCAGCCCCCGCCCACGTCGGCCTTCGCGCCTACGCCCGACCCGCTCACCCCCGCCCGGGACATCACGCACCAGCACTTCCAGGCCGGTGACACCGTCGTCGTCCTGAAGGGGGTGGCCGGCGGGGAACTGTGGGGCGACGCGATGCGCATCGTTGCCCCGTCCTGGCACACCCCGACCGACGAGAACGGGTGGCGGCTGCGTGATGCGACCGGCGGCGCCCAGTCCTACGTCACCGGCCACCCCCGCTACCTCGTACACCTCTCGCGCCGCTGCCCGGACTGCCTGATCTACCTGCGGGCCATGGAAGACGCCCTCCTGCCGCGGTACGCCGACCGCAACGAGCTGATCGACTGCGGCTGGTACACCACCACCGCCCTCAACCAGTTGGTGCACATCGCCGACGTTCGGGGCGGCCGGTGATTCCCCGCCTGCACGAGCGGACCCACACGCCGCACGGCCCGCTCGCCGAGGCGCTGGGGCGGCCGGTCTCGCCTCACGAGGGCCTAACGGAATACACGATCGTCGCCCACTGTCCGGGCCTGGATTACTTCACCCTGGACGACGAGCAGAGGATCTGGACGTCCGTCCAGTGGGCCGAGCACCTCGAAGACCCGTATCTGGAGCATCCGTTCGCCGCCAGCCCGGACGACGACCGGCGGGCGATCCTCCACCTTGACATCCGGCTTCACCCGGACGACCGGGAGCTGACCGGCCCCGAGTGGGCTGAAATCGCTCACCGGCTCGCGCGGGCCGCCGACATCGAGATTCCCGGCAAGGAGCGCGGCTGCCGGTGGATTGCCGTTCAGGCGCAGCCCGGACGCCTCGATTTGATCGCCAATCTGATCAGCCTCGACGGCGCGTGGCACGCACCGCCCGCCGACATCCTGCGGCGCCTTGCGGACGAGGCGCGCCGCATCGAGCAGGACCTCCGCCTGATTCCCGTGCGCTCCGTCCCCACAGCGCGGCCCGCCCTCCGGCCGGCGCCCACGGCATCGGCCCAGCTCGCGAGCGTCCTCACGCAGCTCGCCGACGAGCAAGTCGGTCCGCTGGCCACGGTCCGCGGACTCATCGAGCACACCGCGCACCGAGTCGCACGCCAGCCCGGCGCCGCCGGCACCGACACGGCGCACCGCCTGGAGCTGATCGCCCGCCGCCTCCACGCCATCCAGCAGGACCTGGACACCACCGCGGCCCACCTGGTCCAGCACCGGGTCGCCGCCGCACCACCCGCCGCCCGGTACACCGCCCACCGATCGCCGTAGGAGAAACGTCTCCTTGCCCCGTACCGACCGCTTCCTGGACATTCGCCGTGACCCGCACTCCGCCGAACTCCTCGCCCGCGGCGGCGACTCCGAGGCGCACAGCGTCCTGCAGCGCGCGGGTTTCATCGCCGTTGCCCGCGTCCACGAGACCTACCACCGCGCCCCCACCGGCCTCGCCGAGGACGGCGAGTCCGATCTCGCCATCGACGCCGTCGCCCGCCTCCGGGCCGCCGGGTACCACGTCGACTGCGACGAGGACTTCGACACTGACTACCGGCCGGCCAGTTACCTCCCGCTGGGCTCCTCCGTAGCCCACATCGCCGAGCGCATACGCGAAGCCACCACCACGGAAGAGGCGGCCGACGCCCTGACCGAGCTGACCGCAGCCCACGACGGCATCCTCGCCGCGCTGGAGGAAGTACTCATCGCCACCGCCGCTTTCCACGACGGGCTCGGCCAGGCGGCCGACCCCTACATCGCACGGCGGTTGCGCTACCTCGTCGACGAGCACCTGCACGTCATCCGCACCGACGTCGCCCACACCCGCAACGCCCTCGCCGACCGGCACGCCCCGCACCCGGGCCGCAGCACCTGCAGCGGGGAGGTCTCCGCCCCCGAACGCGAACGCTCCGCCGTGTGCGCCTGCCCGCCCCCGCCGCGCACGCTCCCGGTCCCGCCGCCCCCCGTGGCCGCCGGACTGCGCCGCTGACCCTACTTCGCCCAAGGACACCATGCACGACTACGACACCTCCGAGCGCCTCGCCTCGTACGCCGACGTCCTCGCCGGCGAACTCCCCGACACCTGGACCAGCACTCATTTCCCGCCGGAGGCCAAGGACGACCTCGCCGAACTGGCCGACCGCATCTGGGACTTGGACCTGGTCGCCGCGTCCCTCGCCGAGCACCCGCTGCGGCAGGCAGCCGTCCTGAGCCGCCCCGACGGTGCCCAGCTCGTCCTTCTGGAAAGGCACGACGAACGCGACGGATTCCTCATCGCCGCCGTCGCCCCCCGCGCCCTGCCCGACGAGGCGTACCGCGGCGTCCCCGAGCCCAACGGCATCGCCCTGGCGGACGACCCGTTCCTGAGTGCGGAGCAGATAGCCGGCGGCTTGCTCGCCCGCTACGACAGCGCGCTCGCCCAGGTCCGGCACAACGCCCTGGGCGGCATCCAGCCCTCCCAGCCGGACCGGGTCGTCCTGACCTGGCAGCCGGACGGCAGCGTCGCCACTGCCCCCGCCGACGACCGTGCCGGCGCGATCCTCGTCGCCCACGGCTTCGTCCAGGACCCGCAGAGCGGCATCTACCGCCTCAACAACGACGACACCAGAGCGCAGGCGCGCGCCCTGCGCGAGATCGGCCCGCAACTCGACGCACTCGGCATCGGCACCGCCCTCCAGCACCCCGCAGGCCGGACCGCGCCCACCTCCGCCCCAGCCTCCATGCCGCCCTCCCCGGCCGGCAGTCGTGCGCCGGCCACCAGGGCTCGATGAAGCAGAGGGAGCCCGAGTTCTGGGTGCTGGAGTACATCACCATCACCAAGGACCCCCGCACCGGCCTGGTCGTCGCCATCGGCGGCACCGAGAAGGCGGCTTACATTCTCCAGCGAACCGGCGGCTTCCTCTCCGCTCCCGGACCGAGCGGGGACTACCACCGGCTTCCCCACGGCCTGCCCGTCGAGCACCAGCGCCTGAAGGCGACCGCTGCCTCGCACGCCCTGCTTGCCGCCGGTCACAGCGTCCACCTCGACCCCGCCCTGAACGCGCTGGCCACACCGGACAGCGAACACAACGCGGCCCTGCGCTTCCTCACCCAGCTCGCCGAGCGGGCCTCTGCCGCCAAGACCAGCAGTGCGGTGGCCGAGGTGCTGACCGAGATCGCCGCCCCGGTCAACGGGCTGCTGCCCCTTACCAGGGAAGTGGTCGTCCGGGCCTGGATCGCCGCCAGTGCCCTCCAGGGGGCTGCCCCCGGCGAGGAACCCGAACCCCTCGCTCGGCTTAGGGACACCGCGAACTCCATGAGCCAGGCCGCGTGCGTGATCCTCCACGCCCGCAACCACGCCGCATGCGCTCCGCAACCGGCGGCCCTCACACCGCCGCCGAGCTCTGCCCACCCCCCGGCCTCCCGCCACCGTTGATCCCAGAGGGAAACACATGGCCAACCTGGCCGACGAGTACGGCACGGACGTCGAGATCTACATCAAGGCCCTGACGACCACCCTCCACGCCGACACCCCCACCGGCGCCCCCGCCCAGCTCCATGACCTGCTGGAGCAGCTCGGCCTCGAACGCCACGAATACCCCACGGGCGCGCCGCTGTACATCTGGCACACGGTGCCCGAACACCTCGGTGCCGACGAGCAGAAACGCCTGGCGACCCGCGCCATCCCCGCCCTGCTCCTGGCCGGGTACGACGTCAACTGCACGCCCGACGTCTTCGAGGAAGCCACCTACCGGCAGGCCGTGCACGACATACGTACCCGCGCGGCCCGCCCTGCCGCACAGCACCCGGCACCGGCCGGCTCCCCCTCGCGCCCCGCACAGGCCCGGCGCGCCCCGTAAAACCCCTGGGCGGCCCCGGCACCTCGCCGGGGCCACCCACCGCACCGCTCGATCCCGGAGAAACCCGTAGCAGCCCGCACACCCCCACCCATCAGCAACCGGCTCCAACCCCGACTCGCGACAGCCTTGTTCCGCCGCTACCTGCGCGCCTGCATCCCGACCGGCCCCGACCGCACCACCCCGCTGGCCGGCGCCCGTCCGGAGGCCGTCCTCGCCGAGACCCAGCGCGTCGGCCACCGGCACCACCACTGACCGCACCCCCGCCCCGGAGGAGCATGTCCCACCCCGCCCCCTACCCAGTGAGACTGGCCGACGAGATCACCCGCCAGCTCGGCCAGCTCGCCGACCACCTCTCTCAACTTCCCCCTCCCCAGGCCGCGCAGGTCATCGCCCGCGTCCTCGACCCCGACACCGGAGTCCTCGGCGGCATCACCCACCTCGTCGCCACCGGCAGCGTGTTCGCCAAGGACCAGGCCGAACGAGGCACCATCCCCGCAGAGGTGTGGCTCGCCCTGGGCCGCGCCTCGAACGAACTGCACGACATCACCCTCGACCTGGACGAACACAAGGACACCCTGCAGCACGTCGGCACCCAGCCCGCCACCACCGCGGCGAAGCTCCCGGCCCCCGCACCGCTCGTCGTCCGGCGCCGCCGGTGAAGAAGAAGCAGTGGCAGGGCTGGGGACCCGACGAGCAGGCCGAACAGCACTACCTCATCCAGCCCCGCGCCCTGGCTGGCGGCGGCGACGTCCGGCACGTCTCTGAGTTCCTGCGCGCCTCCGGCTGGCGGGACAGGTCCAAGACGGGCGGCCCCCTGCACATGGAGAGCCCGGATCGCACCGTCCGCATCGCCTACGACCCCTACGTCCTCCCCGGCGGGTGGACCATCCACGGCAGAGCCGAGGGAGCGAACGGCGAGTGGTCCGCCCACCTGGGCCAGCAAACGCCGGTGGAGATCGTCGCCGGCCTGACCGATGCCCTCACCCGCCCCCGCTCCGCCCATGCCCCTAACGTCTGGGCCCCTCTGCAGGAGCAGAGATGGCACACGCGGTTCGAGGGCCAGGACTACATGGCGACGAGCCCCGACTGCACCGCGTGGGTGCAGTACCGGCAGAGCCCCGACGGGGCGGCGATGTGGTGGACCGGAGCGCAGGACAAGCAGGGCAACGGCTGGACGGCCAACTTCACGCCGAACACCCCGATGCACCTGGTGCAAGCCTTCTCCACCGAACTCGCCAGCCCAGACCCCGTGATGCGCCCACTCGGACGCGTGCCGATGAGCACGCAGATCCGTACCTGGTCGGTGTCCGTGAAGCCCTCCCAGCTCAGTGCGTGGCAGCAGGCCCGCATCACTGCCGCCCATGCCGCCACCTGGACCCGCAACAGCGCCCGCAGCACCAGGCCGCGCACCAGCGCCCGCCCCTACACCCCGGCCGGCGGCACACGCACCCGCCGCTGATCGCAATAGCCCGCCCCGAGGAGCCCGATGCCCGCACTCACCCCGGACACCATCCGTACCCTGACCGAAACGCTCGCGGACCTCACCGACTACCTGCGCGAGAACCCCGACCCCGCAGAAGCCCTCGCCCTCGTCGAGCCCCTCCTCGACGAGTACACGGGCCTACCCGTCCAGTTCGCCGACACGCTGCGCGCCCTCGCCCGCGCCGTTCAGGAGAGCCCTGACGCGCCGCGCACGGCGCAGGGCGACCTGCTGATCACCGAGCTGCGCACGGCCGCGTGGGAACTGGCCGACCAGCACACCCTCCACTACGTGCTGGACGACCTCCGTGACCTGTACGGCAGTTCGCCGACGAGCGAGCAGGGGTGCTGCTGGTGCCGCTGAGCGAACGGCAGCTCGCCGCCTTCGCCGACAAGCACGCCGTGCAGATCCCGTACGACACCAGCCCCCGCCACCTCGCCGGCCCCGGAGACGCCCGCCACGTCACCCACGGCCTGGCCGCCGCCGGATGGAACGCCGTCTCCGACCCCCTGAGCGCCGAGATCATCCTGGCAAGCCCTGACCTTCGCCACCGGCTCCAGTTCGACCTGCAGTCCCGCACCTCGGCGTGGTGGCGGCTACGGGCGGAGCCCGTCGGCACCGAGCCCGGCTGGTACGCCGAGTTCGGCGAACTCGTGCCCGCCGAGGTCCTCGCCGCCTTCACCGACGCCCTCACCGCCCCGCCGCCACAGCAGCCGGACCCGTGGCAGCAGGTGACCTCGGCAGGATGGCACCACGAGCCAGACGGCGCGCGCTCGCCGGACTCCATGTGCCACATCGAACTGCGGCCGTTGAGCGAATTCCACGACCGGTCGTCCTGGCACATCGAGACCCGCGAGCCCGGCCACGGGGAGTTTTCCGGCCCGCGCATCTGGCACGCCTACCTCGACGAGCACACCCCCGCTCACCTGGTCAGCGCGTTCCTCACCGCGCTGACCGACCGCAGCCCGCTCCAGCGCGGCATGTTCGAACGCACCGGCCACTACAGCGCCGTACAGGAGCCCAGCCCGCTGCGCCCGCAGAAGGTGGTCGACGCCCACGCCACGCGCATCAAGCATCTGCGCGCCCAGGCACGCTCAGCCCGCCGCCAACAGACGAAACCCGCGACGATCCCGGCGCGCGCCAGTACCACGCAGCCAGCCGCTCGCCGCTGACCTGACAGGACACCTCCCCATCTCCCGAGACCACCACGCACACCGCGACTTCCTGCGCCACCTCGACCACTACGTGCGGGACAGCCAGAAGATCCTGGACGCCTGGGACGCCTACTCCGACGAGCACACCAGCCTCGACGGCTGGCCCTACGACGACCACGCCTACGGCATGCGCAAGAGCCAGCGCGATGCCGACACTGCCGAGGCGTTCGAGCCGCTCCGCTACGGCGCCCGGCACCTGCTGGCGACCGCCGAGACACAGCTGACCCAACTGCCGGAGAACACGGTGCAGAGCCGCTGGGTATACCAGCTGGGCGTCCTGCACACGGCCCTCGACCGTCTCGACG
It includes:
- a CDS encoding relaxase/mobilization nuclease produces the protein MIPRLHERTHTPHGPLAEALGRPVSPHEGLTEYTIVAHCPGLDYFTLDDEQRIWTSVQWAEHLEDPYLEHPFAASPDDDRRAILHLDIRLHPDDRELTGPEWAEIAHRLARAADIEIPGKERGCRWIAVQAQPGRLDLIANLISLDGAWHAPPADILRRLADEARRIEQDLRLIPVRSVPTARPALRPAPTASAQLASVLTQLADEQVGPLATVRGLIEHTAHRVARQPGAAGTDTAHRLELIARRLHAIQQDLDTTAAHLVQHRVAAAPPAARYTAHRSP
- a CDS encoding DUF317 domain-containing protein, whose amino-acid sequence is MKKKQWQGWGPDEQAEQHYLIQPRALAGGGDVRHVSEFLRASGWRDRSKTGGPLHMESPDRTVRIAYDPYVLPGGWTIHGRAEGANGEWSAHLGQQTPVEIVAGLTDALTRPRSAHAPNVWAPLQEQRWHTRFEGQDYMATSPDCTAWVQYRQSPDGAAMWWTGAQDKQGNGWTANFTPNTPMHLVQAFSTELASPDPVMRPLGRVPMSTQIRTWSVSVKPSQLSAWQQARITAAHAATWTRNSARSTRPRTSARPYTPAGGTRTRR
- a CDS encoding DUF317 domain-containing protein yields the protein MPLSERQLAAFADKHAVQIPYDTSPRHLAGPGDARHVTHGLAAAGWNAVSDPLSAEIILASPDLRHRLQFDLQSRTSAWWRLRAEPVGTEPGWYAEFGELVPAEVLAAFTDALTAPPPQQPDPWQQVTSAGWHHEPDGARSPDSMCHIELRPLSEFHDRSSWHIETREPGHGEFSGPRIWHAYLDEHTPAHLVSAFLTALTDRSPLQRGMFERTGHYSAVQEPSPLRPQKVVDAHATRIKHLRAQARSARRQQTKPATIPARASTTQPAARR